One region of Zingiber officinale cultivar Zhangliang chromosome 7B, Zo_v1.1, whole genome shotgun sequence genomic DNA includes:
- the LOC122006741 gene encoding nuclear transcription factor Y subunit B-1-like — protein MADSDNESGGKGGGAAGKEQDRFLPIANVSRIMKKALPANAKVSKEAKETVQECVSEFISFVTGEASDKCQREKRKTVNGDDLLWAMATLGFDDYVEPLKTYLQRFRETEVDKAAVGASSSSGNDFGGGMMETRGGGRQMIYGPGAPFHPLGSTSEGGRHGRI, from the coding sequence ATGGCGGATTCCGACAACGAGTCCGGCGGAAAGGGCGGCGGTGCGGCAGGTAAGGAGCAGGACCGGTTCCTTCCTATCGCGAACGTGAGCCGGATCATGAAGAAGGCGCTGCCGGCGAACGCGAAGGTGTCGAAGGAGGCGAAGGAGACGGTGCAGGAGTGCGTGTCGGAGTTCATCAGCTTCGTCACCGGAGAGGCCTCCGACAAGTGCCAGCGCGAGAAGCGCAAGACCGTCAACGGCGACGACCTCCTCTGGGCCATGGCCACCCTCGGCTTCGACGACTACGTCGAACCCCTCAAGACCTACCTCCAGCGATTCCGCGAGACAGAAGTCGACAAAGCAGCAGTTGGTGCCTCCTCCTCCTCGGGAAACGACTTCGGCGGCGGGATGATGGAAACGAGAGGCGGCGGCCGCCAGATGATCTACGGTCCGGGGGCACCGTTTCATCCCCTGGGAAGCACTAGCGAAGGTGGAAGACACGGCAGAATATGA
- the LOC122004646 gene encoding receptor-like protein EIX2: MTTLDLSDNNLSGQIPEQITSLLGLWNLNLSGNHLTGEITHKFSQLIELESLDLSRNQLSGSIPPALSNLTFLSHFNVSYNNLTGSIPSGNQLNTFTDPSAFMGNPFLCGFPLNNSCDKVVTDEPAYKNEIKTHNHDAIWLYISAVLGFVLGFWVVWGVLLFSEASRHSYFRVVDDFFDRVYVSVVLNFRLIKRKAKRKEVITLSDSVVVEAKAKQLVSSLAEPRFVARLGCKSPLKSQKTDYDKHMVHSFQDIQEDRKQQMEL; this comes from the exons ATGACAACCTTGGACCTTTCAGATAACAACTTGTCCGGCCAAATTCCTGAACAAATCACGTCTCTTTTAGGCTTATGGAACTTGAATTTGTCAGGAAATCATCTTACCGGAGAGATCACTCACAAGTTCAGTCAGCTAATCGAGCTGGAGTCTTTAGACTTGTCGAGAAACCAGCTCTCAGGTTCCATTCCACCAGCATTGTCCAATTTGACCTTTCTGAGCCACTTCAATGTGTCCTACAACAACTTGACAGGGAGTATTCCATCAGGAAACCAACTGAATACCTTCACTGATCCATCTGCATTCATGGGCAACCCGTTTCTTTGCGGCTTTCCTTTAAACAACTCTTGTGACAAGGTAGTAACAGATGAGCCAGCTTACAAGAATGAGATCAAGACGCACAATCATGATGCGATTTGGTTGTATATCAGTGCGGTGCTAGGATTTGTGCTTGGATTCTGGGTAGTGTGGGGGGTCCTCTTGTTCAGCGAGGCTTCCCGGCATTCATATTTCCGTGTTGTGGATGACTTTTTTGATCGTGTGTATGTTTCAGTCGTCTTAAACTTTAGATTGATCAAAAGGAAG GCTAAGAGAAAGGAAGTGATTACTTTGTCAGATTCAGTCGTCGTCGAAGCCAAAGCCAAACAGTTGGTATCATCGCTGGCGGAGCCAAGATTTGTAGCCCGCCTGGGCTGCAAATCTCCTCTAAAG TCCCAGAAGACAGATTATGACAAACACATGGTTCATAGCTTTCAAGATATCCAAGAGGACAGGAAGCAACAAATG GAACTGTGA